A window of uncultured Litoreibacter sp. contains these coding sequences:
- the yacG gene encoding DNA gyrase inhibitor YacG: MACPICSKDAAEKYRPFCSKRCADIDLGKWMTGAYAVPSESEDDADELVQELDKAMRERAEDDASKLH; this comes from the coding sequence ATGGCCTGCCCGATATGTTCCAAGGATGCGGCGGAGAAGTACCGCCCTTTTTGCTCCAAACGCTGCGCGGATATTGATCTGGGCAAGTGGATGACGGGCGCCTACGCCGTGCCAAGCGAAAGCGAGGATGATGCGGATGAGCTGGTGCAAGAGCTGGACAAAGCCATGCGTGAGCGCGCCGAGGATGACGCCTCGAAACTGCACTGA